A window from Telopea speciosissima isolate NSW1024214 ecotype Mountain lineage chromosome 8, Tspe_v1, whole genome shotgun sequence encodes these proteins:
- the LOC122671431 gene encoding histone deacetylase HDT1-like, whose product MEFWGVEVKAGETLKVNPGDDKILHLSQASLGEVKKDKGNDSVPLYVNVGGQRLVIGTLSHEKCAQITFDLVFEKEFELSHNWKNGSVYFVGYKSVLPDESEDFSDFGSDSEEEEIPLQATENGKPVQKQEKPATEKVNAGKPDSSAAKPKVKIAEPVKVDKSKKDEDDDDDDSDDDDEDDSEEDESDEDMLETGDDSDEDDESSDEDDEETPTPKKVEQGKKRPLDSVAKTPASDKKAKLVTPQKTDGKKGGGHTATPHPNKQAAKTPASNDKSKGQQTPKSGGQFSCKPCSKSFNSDSGLQDHNKAKHSAGK is encoded by the exons ATGGAGTTTTGGG GTGTTGAAGTCAAGGCTGGAGAAACCCTTAAGGTTAATCCTGGTGATGACAAGATTCTGCATCTCTCCCAG GCATCTCTTGGTGAAGTGAAAAAGGACAAGGGAAATGATTCTGTTCCTCTTTATGTGAATGTTGGTGGGCAGAGGCTTGTTATTGGAACACTCTCTCATGAGAAATGTGCTCAAATAacttttgatttggtttttgaGAAGGAATTTGAACTATCTCACAACTGGAAAAATGGGAGTGTCTACTTTGTTGGATACAAATCTGTCCTTCCAGATGA ATCCGAGGATTTTTCTG ATTTTGGTTCAgattctgaagaagaagaaattccaCTTCAAGCAACTGAGAATG GAAAACCTGTGCAGAAACAGGAAAAACCTGCAACAGAAAAAGTTAATGCTGGAAAGCCTGATTCTTCAGCAGCTAAGCCAAAGGTGAAGATTGCTGAGCCAGTGAAGGTTGACAAATCCAAAaaagatgaggatgatgatgatgatgatagtgatgatgatgatgaagatgattctGAGGAAGATGAATCAGATG AGGACATGCTTGAGACTGGGGATGAtagtgatgaggatgatgaaagttcagatgaagatgatgaagagacACCCACACCCAAGAAG GTTGAACAGGGTAAGAAGAGACCTTTGGATTCTGTTGCAAAAACTCCTGCTTCTGATAAAAAGGCAAAATTGGTTACTCCTCAGAAAACAG ATGGAAAGAAAGGTGGTGGCCATACTGCAACACCTCACCCTAACAAGCAGGCTGCAAAGACTCCTGCAAGCAATGACAAGTCAAAGGGACAACAAACACCAAAATCCGGTGGCCAGTTTTCGTGCAAACCTTGTAGCAA GTCCTTCAACTCTGACAGTGGCCTACAAGATCATAACAAGGCAAAGCACAGTGCTGGCAAGTGA
- the LOC122671432 gene encoding histone deacetylase HDT1-like, which produces MEFWGVEVKSGEAFKVNPGDDKILHLSQASLGEVKKDKGNESVPLYVNVGGQKLVIGTLFPEKCTQISFDLVFEKEFELSHNWKNGSVYFIGYTSVFSDEYPFLILDQILKKRKFHFKQLRMENLCRSRQNLQQKMLMQQSLILRQLSQR; this is translated from the exons ATGGAGTTCTGGG GTGTTGAAGTCAAGTCTGGAGAAGCTTTTAAGGTTAATCCTGGTGATGATAAGATTCTGCATCTCTCCCAG GCATCTCTTGGTGAAGTGAAAAAGGACAAAGGAAATGAATCTGTTCCTCTCTATGTGAACGTTGGTGGTCAGAAGCTTGTTATCGGAACGCTCTTTCCCGAGAAATGCACTCAAATatcttttgatttggtttttgaGAAGGAATTTGAACTATCTCACAATTGGAAAAATGGGAGTGTCTATTTCATTGGATACACATCTGTCTTTTCAGACGAATATCCT TTTCTGATTTTGGATCAGATtctgaagaagaggaaattcCACTTCAAGCAACTGAGAATG GAAAACCTGTGCAGAAGCAGGCAAAACCTGCAACAGAAAATGCTAATGCAGCAAAGCCTGATTCTTCGGCAGCTAAGTCAAAGGTGA